In a single window of the Nicotiana tomentosiformis chromosome 10, ASM39032v3, whole genome shotgun sequence genome:
- the LOC117272967 gene encoding F-box/FBD/LRR-repeat protein At1g13570-like: MMCPDDNQHCSETLPLDVLSYLPENILDNILVCLPLRDAVRTSILSKEWRCNWCRLPVLTLDQAFWETTNNSIPLAIRFIDIIYDLLTLHVGPITQFTLSSIADLGNYPKIDKLVSFLSRNGIQHLALQFPKDNPYKLPSSFFTCSQMTHLRLHNCSIHPPHAFRGFNELVSLELYDITFSSELLDILISRCPLLEKLVLQISSILNHIQIDAPNLRSFDFNGSINDISLKKAPLLVKLSLFNAGVPSGEAGQLDLAKYFESFPALEHLYLNYLSVRFLAAGSGDIPAKLSSPLHCLKHLCLTNICLDELAELSYALCLIRSSPYLQDIQMKVGYVALDKVIDPVPGDVVNDIPASFSDVTLNHLRVVNLEGITGTKPEIELIKLLLAKSPMLVKMLIQPNKGKVFAETRLKVLAEITKFPRASSKAEVHYNIDNNLV, from the exons ATGATGTGTCCTGACGACAATCAACACTGTAGTGAAACTTTACCTCTCGATGTGCTTAGCTACCTTCCCGAGAATATACTTGATAATATTCTTGTGTGTTTGCCTTTACGAGATGCTGTGAGAACAAGCATCTTATCGAAGGAATGGAGGTGTAACTGGTGCAGACTTCCAGTGTTAACGCTTGATCAAGCATTTTGGGAAACAACAAATAACTCAATACCCCTTGCAATTCGGTTTATAGACATTATCTACGATCTTTTGACCCTCCATGTCGGACCAATTACTCAGTTTACCCTCTCCAGTATTGCTGATCTGGGAAATTACCCTAAAATTGACAAACTGGTATCTTTCCTCTCAAGAAATGGCATTCAACATCTTGCTCTTCAATTTCCCAAGGATAACCCATACAAATTGCCTTCTTCATTTTTCACATGTTCGCAAATGACACATTTGAGACTCCATAATTGTTCAATTCACCCTCCGCATGCCTTTAGAGGATTTAACGAGTTAGTTAGCCTTGAACTGTATGACATAACATTTTCATCCGAATTACTTGATATTTTAATCTCTCGTTGCCCGTTGCTCGAGAAGTTGGTGCTGCAAATCTCAAGTATTTTAAATCACATCCAAATTGATGCTCCCAACTTGAGATCCTTCGACTTCAATGGCAGTATAAATGATATTTCGTTGAAGAAAGCACCTCTTCTTGTGAAACTTTCACTTTTTAATGCAGGAGTACCTTCTGGGGAGGCTGGACAACTTGATCTTGCCAAGTATTTTGAGTCTTTTCCTGCTCTCGAGCATCTCTACTTGAATTACCTTAGTGTCCGG TTTTTGGCTGCAGGATCAGGCGACATACCAGCAAAGCTTTCCTCTCCTCTTCATTGTCTTAAACATCTTTGCTTAACCAACATTTGTCTGGATGAATTAGCTGAACTCTCGTATGCTCTTTGCTTGATAAGAAGCTCCCCGTATTTACAAGATATTCAAATGAAG GTGGGTTATGTGGCATTGGATAAAGTGATTGATCCTGTGCCCGGTGATGTTGTCAATGATATTCCTGCAAGCTTTTCAGATGTGACACTGAATCACCTCAGGGTTGTTAATCTTGAAGGTATTACAGGCACAAAGCCTGAAATTGAGCTTATCAAGCTTCTATTAGCCAAGTCTCCGATGCTGGTGAAAATGCTAATCCAGCCCAACAAAGGAAAAGTATTTGCTGAAACGAGACTAAAGGTACTTGCAGAGATAACAAAATTTCCAAGAGCATCATCTAAAGCAGAAGTTCACTATAACATAGATAACAATCTTGTTTGA
- the LOC138900307 gene encoding uncharacterized protein, which translates to MKRFYPPVSSKLPQSSSSSLIVTPVEENLNQLVEQPQSSKKQRQGIDLDSLKTGPKERLPIRDFHPNERDEIRREYLRRDEGIHQGGGDVFSSLGFKSWQSTQIKLEYKIRLKASIEVVRLLLNQGLAFRGHREDESSLNKGNFLEILSWYAERCDKIRDLVLKKAPKNDQLTAHKIQKDIIIACKIETVKAIMDDLNGDFFALLVDESCDVSRKEQLAIVMRYVNRCGSVVEHFIGIVQVRNTTALCLKKAIVDYLAQHSLSLSYVRGQCYDGASNMQGDLRGLKTLIQQESKSAYSIHCFAHQLQSTLVAVSKKCLEVGELVLLVSNVLNIVGGSFKRMDDLREFQAEKVQEALDMGELETGRGLNQEFGLARAADTRWGSHYKSFKNFISMFGSIIDVLDTIVVDARTLEERAKAKGYLSTCQTFEVAFMLHLMRDVLGITNELNTSLQKKEQDIANAILLVEVAKRRLQKLREEERDSLIDKVSAFCVKYNILIPNFDDLYVNSGRSRRKVADYTILHHYRVDIFFNIID; encoded by the exons ATGAAGAGATTTTATCCTCCGGTATCTTCCAAGTTGCCACAATCAAGTTCATCCTCTCTAATTGTTACTCCCGTGGAAGAAAATTTGAACCAATTAGTAGAACAACCTCAATCCTCTAAAAAACAAAGACAAGGAATAGATCTCGATTCTTTAAAGACTGGTCCAAAGGAGAGATTACCCATTAGAGACTTTCATCCAAATGAGCGTGATGAGATTAGAAGAGAATACCTCCGAAGAG ATGAAGGCATTCATCAAGGTGGAGGTGATGTATTTTCAAGTTTAGGATTTAAGAGCTG GCAATCCACTCAAATCAAGCTCGAATACAAAATTCGCTTGAAGGCTTCAATTGAGGTGGTGAGACTCCTATTGAATCAAGGGTTGGCATTCCGTGGACATCGTGAAGATGAATCATCATTAAACAAGGGTAACTTTCTTGAGATTCTTTCATGGTATGCAGAGAGGTGCGATAAAATTCGTGATCTTGTGTTGAAAAAGGCTCCAAAGAATGATCAGTTGACTGCTCATAAAATTCAGAAAGACATTATCATTGCATGTAAAATTGAAACAGTTAAAGCAATTATGGACGATCTAAATGGAGACTTTTTTGCATTGCTAGTTGATGAATCATGTGATGTATCACGCAAAGAGCAATTAGCTATTGTCATGCGATATGTTAATAGATGCGGATCTGTGGTGGAGCATTTTATTGGGATCGTTCAAGTTCGTAATACTACTGCTTTGTGTTTAAAGAAAGCAATTGTTGATTACCTTGCTCAACATTCTTTGAGTTTATCTTATGTGCGTGGACAGTGCTATGATGGAGCAAGCAACATGCAAGGGGATTTACGTGGCCTCAAAACTTTGATTCAACAAGAAAGTAAATCTGCTTATTCCATTCATTGTTTTGCACACCAACTTCAATCGACTCTTGTTGCGGTATCCAAAAAGTGTCTTGAAGTGGGAGAACTTGTATTGTTGGTTTCTAATGTATTGAATATAGTGGGAGGTTCTTTTAAACGTATGGATGATCTTCGAGAATTTCAAGCAGAAAAAGTTCAAGAGGCATTAGACATGGGTGAACTTGAAACTGGTAGGGGTTTGAATCAAGAATTTGGTCTTGCTAGAGCTGCCGATACTCGTTGGGGTTCGCACTACAAATCTTTTAAGAACTTTATTTCTATGTTTGGCTCAATTATTGATGTTCTTGATACTATCGTTGTTGATGCCCGGACTTTAGAAGAAAGAGCTAAGGCAAAAGGGTATCTTAGCACTTGTCAAACATTTGAGGTTGCTTTCATGTTGCACCTAATGAGAGATGTTTTGGGGATCACAAATGAACTTAATACATCCTTACAAAAAAAGGAGCAAGATATTGCAAATGCTATTCTACTTGTTGAAGTGGCAAAGAGACGGTTGCAAAAGCTAAGAGAAGAAGAACGGGATTCACTTATTGATAAGGTATCTGCATTTTGTGTCAAGTATAATATTTTGATACCAAACTTTGATGACCTCTATGTTAACTCTGGAAGATCTCGACGTAAAGTTGCTGATTATACTATTTTACATCACTATCGTGTTGATATATTTTTTAACATTATTGATTGA
- the LOC138891375 gene encoding F-box/FBD/LRR-repeat protein At1g13570-like, which translates to MMPPTGNLKRLFIKDDEKFKSISLENASNLSELSVSLERVLTGREGKPVSDLVTFVGTLSKVKILPLNGMFPQLLDEAPVLPMLLPSSYSLKILELKGVNFMDLNQISVVVLLLTSAPNLQELYVEASTIERAKPGTSLGLSKMLGLLHNFSP; encoded by the exons ATGATGCCTCCTACGGGTAATCTCAAGAGGTTGTTTATCAAGGACGATGAGAAATTCAAATCAATCTCCTTAGAGAATGCTTCTAACTTGTCTGAACTTTCTGTTTCATTGGAGAGAGTTTTAACAGGCAGGGAAGGCAAACCTGTTTCTGATTTGGTTACATTTGTGGGTACCCTGTCTAAAGTCAAAATACTTCCTCTTAATGGCATGTTTCCGCAG CTCCTAGATGAAGCTCCTGTTCTGCCAATGTTATTGCCATCGTCATACTCTCTAAAGATTCTTGAACTCAAAGGTGTGAACTTTATGGACTTAAATCAAATATCTGTAGTTGTCCTCCTACTTACAAGTGCTCCCAACTTGCAAGAACTCTATGTAGAG GCTTCTACAATCGAGCGCGCTAAACCAGGAACAAGTCTCGGGTTATCTAAAATGCTTGGACTGCTGCACAACTTTTCCCCTTAG
- the LOC138891385 gene encoding protein SUPPRESSOR OF GENE SILENCING 3-like isoform X4, whose amino-acid sequence MSSSKRVGKSSNSSGKQKAICETTTTPTVDDINVGVEDMGLNSDQNDGWIVCSRKSKNKGGSSSAGMKQWISQNPTPKAKLGMRNNIVGSSGQGSRNNWSTPNYHPRKPAGRECYTPTPAAVPPALKNGWDWSSVARSNEDHDTYSPVADVKASCEHDGEDNESDLPDDDSDDELPSDDDFDDHSDVNEMSHEVLKESRWFKNLFKCLDSLTVTEINDPERQWHCPACKGGPGAIEWFPGIQSVMNHAKTKGFRMKLHRQLAQLLEEELRRRGTSVVPPGQVYGRWGGGEYEDKEIVWPPTAIIVNTVLEKDENDKWIGMGNQELRDYFSSYAAVKAARSSYGPQGHRGISVLIFEATPVGYMEAVLLSEQFSEKGSDRDAWEHNPVLFYPGGKRKLYGYMAEKRDMDNFNRHSHGKSRLKFEMRSYKETVSNPAMQMSEDNQQLIWFKNQASKHQKRAKATEESLRLVSEKHRQTVEENKIVRLRTKMHHERNKEEMEYLEQFFNDQLKMIYDARTAEEDKFEKIQQEQREMIYQSNATISSAEDHRLRAEKVAKFIKLQDKDMEEFVEERDNLIRAHEDRVGSMRRKYLLQYSEEAVALEKNFDLELAKLMEKYSSKQSEQVNSSDAV is encoded by the coding sequence ATGAGTTCCAGCAAAAGGGTTGGGAAGTCTTCTAATTCATCAGGAAAGCAGAAAGCTATATGCGAAACAACTACTACACCAACGGTTGATGATATAAATGTAGGCGTAGAAGATATGGGGTTGAACTCCGATCAAAATGATGGATGGATAGTGTGTTCTAGAAAGTCCAAGAACAAGGGTGGAAGCAGCAGTGCTGGAATGAAGCAATGGATTTCTCAGAATCCCACTCCAAAAGCCAAACTGGGAATGCGTAACAATATTGTTGGATCATCAGGACAGGGGTCTAGGAATAACTGGTCCACACCTAATTATCATCCTCGAAAACCTGCTGGCAGAGAATGCTACACACCGACACCCGCTGCAGTTCCTCCTGCCCTGAAGAATGGTTGGGATTGGTCATCTGTCGCTCGTTCCAATGAGGACCATGATACTTATTCCCCTGTCGCTGATGTCAAGGCTTCCTGTGAACATGATGGAGAGGATAATGAATCGGATTTGCCTGATGATGACAGTGATGATGAGCTTCCGAGTGATGACGACTTTGATGATCACTCGGATGTAAATGAAATGAGTCATGAGGTACTCAAGGAAAGTCGTTGGTTCAAGAACCTTTTCAAATGTCTTGACAGTTTGACTGTCACTGAGATTAATGATCCGGAAAGACAGTGGCACTGCCCTGCATGCAAAGGTGGTCCGGGTGCAATTGAGTGGTTTCCAGGGATACAGTCAGTGATGAACCACGCAAAAACGAAAGGATTTAGGATGAAATTACACAGACAACTTGCTCAACTTTTGGAGGAAGAGCTGCGTCGGAGGGGAACTTCTGTTGTACCTCCAGGTCAAGTGTATGGAAGATGGGGTGGCGGTGAATATGAAGATAAGGAAATAGTGTGGCCACCGACCGCGATTATCGTGAACACAGTGCTTGAGAAAGATGAAAATGACAAGTGGATTGGAATGGGAAATCAGGAGCTGCGTGATTATTTCAGCTCTTATGCTGCTGTCAAGGCAGCGCGAAGCTCATATGGTCCACAAGGCCATCGTGGTATCAGTGTGTTGATTTTTGAGGCCACTCCCGTGGGATACATGGAGGCTGTACTTCTCAGTGAGCAGTTTTCTGAAAAAGGAAGTGATAGAGATGCATGGGAACACAATCCAGTTCTCTTTTATCCTGGGGGAAAACGTAAGCTTTATGGTTACATGGCAGAGAAAAGAGACATGGACAACTTTAACCGGCattcacatgggaaatcaaggcTGAAGTTCGAGATGAGGTCATATAAAGAAACTGTTTCGAATCCAGCGATGCAGATGTCGGAGGATAATCAACAGCTCATATGGTTCAAGAACCAAGCCTCTAAGCACCAAAAGCGGGCTAAAGCTACTGAAGAGTCTCTAAGACTGGTGAGTGAAAAGCACCGTCAGACAGTCGAAGAGAACAAGATTGTCAGACTGAGAACTAAGATGCACCATGAACGGAACAAGGAAGAGATGGAATATCTAGAGCAGTTTTTTAATGATCAGTTGAAAATGATTTATGATGCCAGGACTGCTGAGGAGGACAAGTTTGAAAAGATACAGCAGGAACAGCGTGAGATGATCTATCAATCTAATGCAACTATTTCCTCGGCTGAGGATCATCGACTCAGGGCAGAGAAAGTTGCGAAATTTATCAAACTTCAGGACAAGGATATGGAAGAATTTGTGGAAGAGAGGGATAATCTGATAAGAGCTCATGAAGATAGGGTAGGTTCAATGAGACGCAAATACTTGCTGCAATACTCGGAAGAGGCAGTTGCACTTGAGAAGAATTTTGATCTCGAACTGGCTAAGCTGATGGAGAAGTACTCATCAAAGCAATCTGAGCAGGTCAACAGCAGTGATGCCGTGTGA